A genomic region of Alistipes megaguti contains the following coding sequences:
- a CDS encoding polysaccharide pyruvyl transferase family protein, with the protein MQYKLLSVSKWPGLADINIGDYIQSLAAAQYYPHVDGFIDRDMELKDYDGEPCKVIMNGWYMHDPKNWPPSERIIPLFVAFHLNVLAKEVLLSPPSLSYLRQHAPIGCRDLNTLELLRNNGVEAYFSGCLTLTLGEKYRSESKDERTYIVNPVYEVHLGGRNILKAVVEIFRHPRDILTLYPKYRTFARPDRGWISKVLETALYYREYTRFFSREIIVGSTYIGHEDAGYKSRFDSDRARFEEAERLIRLYARARLVITSRIHCALPCLGLETPVVYIEKARDAEVSSCRLGGLRDFFNRMKMENGRLIPDFDLPFPITMRNIPVNKDSWRPYAEALKRRCEAFVKADRRA; encoded by the coding sequence ATGCAATATAAATTGCTATCGGTTTCAAAATGGCCTGGATTGGCGGACATAAATATTGGCGATTACATTCAGTCATTGGCTGCCGCCCAATATTATCCGCATGTCGACGGATTCATCGACCGGGACATGGAGCTGAAGGATTACGACGGCGAACCATGCAAGGTGATTATGAACGGATGGTATATGCATGATCCGAAGAACTGGCCCCCTTCAGAAAGAATCATTCCCTTGTTTGTGGCATTCCATCTGAACGTCCTGGCCAAAGAGGTTTTGCTCTCACCGCCGAGCCTTTCCTATCTGAGGCAGCATGCTCCGATCGGCTGCCGGGATCTGAACACCCTGGAGTTGCTGCGTAACAACGGCGTGGAAGCCTATTTTTCGGGGTGTCTGACCTTGACTCTCGGTGAAAAATATCGCTCGGAGTCGAAAGACGAGAGGACGTATATTGTGAATCCGGTGTATGAGGTACACCTGGGGGGACGCAACATTCTGAAGGCCGTGGTTGAAATCTTCCGACATCCCCGAGATATTCTTACCCTGTATCCCAAGTATCGGACATTTGCCCGTCCCGATCGGGGATGGATAAGCAAGGTATTGGAGACAGCCCTGTATTATCGGGAATATACCAGGTTCTTCAGTCGGGAGATCATCGTGGGATCGACCTACATAGGGCATGAAGATGCCGGTTACAAGAGCCGGTTTGATTCGGACCGGGCCCGTTTTGAGGAGGCGGAGCGTCTGATCCGGCTCTATGCAAGGGCCAGACTGGTCATCACGTCGCGGATCCATTGTGCCCTGCCGTGTCTGGGGCTCGAGACTCCGGTCGTATACATCGAAAAAGCGCGGGATGCCGAGGTCAGTTCCTGCCGCCTGGGAGGCCTGCGCGATTTCTTCAACCGGATGAAAATGGAGAACGGGAGGCTGATTCCCGATTTTGATCTGCCATTCCCCATAACCATGCGGAATATTCCGGTCAACAAGGATTCGTGGCGGCCTTACGCCGAGGCGTTGAAGCGTCGCTGCGAGGCGTTTGTGAAAGCGGACCGGAGGGCCTGA
- a CDS encoding ABC transporter permease, which yields MSRFSKQMASYWQQTGAVIRNEFRTVFTDKGVVLILVFALLIYATAYSLAYGSQVLRNVPIGVVDESRTPTSRALIDAFNAGPNTYVAYTPASMEEARELFNARKIYGVVYIPADYERCLYGGQQANVAIYCDASYFLMYRQVFQEVVTSIGQTGAMVEFQRLVAKGANIPQAQATTQPVIYQSHNLFNPYLGYGTFVMPAIIMVIIQQTMLIGIGMIGGTWREFGLYHKLCPAGRRRMSTLPIVAGRALVYALIYAVTCSLVLGLLYRLFHFPMNGDPWTVGIFLTAYVAACIAMGIAASTLFRYRENSLLLMLWTSIPVLMVSGVSFPREGIPEWLYNLGQLLPSSHGVDGFIRIQTMGASISEVFPEIKWLIILTIVYGGLACIGIHQVIRRELRQRQQEQIPESCDKE from the coding sequence ATGAGTCGCTTTTCGAAACAGATGGCCTCCTACTGGCAGCAGACCGGGGCCGTCATTCGCAACGAATTCCGCACGGTATTCACCGACAAGGGGGTCGTGCTGATTCTGGTCTTTGCACTGCTGATCTATGCCACGGCCTACTCGCTGGCCTACGGATCGCAGGTGCTGCGCAACGTCCCGATCGGCGTGGTCGACGAGAGCCGCACGCCGACAAGCCGCGCCCTGATCGATGCCTTCAATGCCGGACCGAATACCTACGTCGCCTATACCCCCGCATCGATGGAGGAGGCCCGCGAATTGTTCAACGCCCGCAAGATCTACGGCGTGGTCTACATTCCGGCCGACTACGAACGATGCCTCTACGGCGGGCAGCAGGCCAACGTGGCCATCTACTGCGACGCCAGCTACTTCCTGATGTACCGGCAGGTCTTCCAGGAGGTCGTCACCTCGATCGGTCAGACCGGCGCCATGGTCGAATTCCAGCGCCTGGTGGCCAAGGGGGCCAACATCCCGCAGGCACAGGCTACGACGCAACCCGTCATCTACCAGTCGCACAACCTCTTCAACCCCTATCTCGGCTACGGAACCTTCGTCATGCCGGCCATCATCATGGTCATCATCCAGCAGACGATGCTTATCGGCATCGGCATGATCGGCGGCACGTGGCGCGAATTCGGGCTCTACCACAAACTCTGCCCCGCAGGGCGGCGGCGCATGTCGACCCTTCCGATCGTTGCGGGACGAGCACTGGTCTACGCACTGATCTACGCCGTGACGTGCTCGCTCGTACTGGGGCTGCTCTACCGGCTGTTCCACTTCCCGATGAACGGCGATCCGTGGACCGTCGGGATCTTCCTGACAGCCTACGTCGCAGCCTGCATCGCCATGGGCATTGCCGCCTCGACGCTCTTCCGCTACCGCGAGAATTCGCTGCTGCTGATGTTGTGGACTTCGATCCCCGTGCTGATGGTCAGCGGCGTCTCGTTCCCGCGCGAGGGCATTCCCGAGTGGCTCTACAACCTGGGGCAGCTGCTGCCCAGCAGCCACGGCGTCGACGGCTTCATCCGCATCCAGACCATGGGCGCCTCGATTTCGGAGGTCTTCCCCGAAATCAAGTGGCTCATCATCCTCACGATCGTCTACGGCGGTCTGGCCTGCATCGGCATCCATCAGGTCATCCGGCGCGAGCTGCGCCAACGGCAGCAGGAACAAATCCCCGAAAGCTGCGATAAGGAGTAG
- a CDS encoding ABC transporter permease, with translation MPGFFQNLCAVARRETRRLIHQPMYLVLMVILPVVSFSFFAILFGQGAIRNVPIAVLDEDNTTLSRKVVQMIDETPTAMVSYGIQDMAEGERLMREGKVVAIVQIPDSFEKSILSNSQTHLENYVSGTNITVNGLLSKDIQTAVTTFAAGIQLQLLMKQGLTEAQAMAQLMPVRFDKHVLFNPHINYGYYLAPSFMPMMLMIFVVMVTIFSIGTELKNATSRDWIQTGGGSIWAALVGKLAPITAGMFLISLVMLIINFKVVGTPLNGSLAVILLGTLLFILGYQSISVLIVSLLANLRLSLSIGGGYSVLAFTFSGLTFPIMAMWEPMQWVSRIFPFTYYTDIFVDQMLRGTPWVYSLPDLGWMLLFIVLPLLCLPRLKRVATEEKFWGRL, from the coding sequence ATGCCCGGATTCTTCCAGAACCTCTGTGCCGTCGCCCGGCGCGAAACCCGGCGGTTGATCCATCAGCCGATGTATCTCGTACTGATGGTCATCCTCCCGGTGGTGTCGTTCTCGTTCTTCGCCATTCTGTTCGGGCAGGGAGCCATCCGCAACGTCCCGATCGCCGTGCTCGACGAGGACAACACGACGCTTTCGCGCAAGGTCGTGCAGATGATCGACGAAACCCCTACGGCCATGGTCTCCTACGGCATTCAGGACATGGCCGAGGGCGAACGCCTCATGCGCGAAGGCAAGGTCGTGGCCATTGTCCAGATCCCGGACTCGTTCGAGAAGTCGATCCTGAGCAACTCGCAGACCCACCTCGAAAACTACGTTTCGGGAACCAACATCACGGTCAACGGTCTCCTCTCGAAGGATATCCAGACGGCCGTGACCACCTTCGCGGCCGGCATTCAGCTGCAGCTGCTCATGAAGCAGGGGCTGACCGAGGCACAGGCCATGGCACAGCTGATGCCCGTGCGCTTCGACAAGCACGTGTTGTTCAATCCGCACATCAACTACGGATACTATCTGGCCCCGAGCTTCATGCCCATGATGCTGATGATCTTCGTCGTCATGGTGACCATCTTCTCCATCGGCACCGAACTCAAGAACGCCACTTCGCGCGACTGGATCCAGACGGGCGGCGGTTCCATCTGGGCGGCTCTCGTCGGCAAACTGGCCCCGATCACCGCGGGGATGTTCCTCATCTCGCTGGTGATGCTGATCATCAACTTCAAGGTGGTCGGCACGCCGCTGAACGGCAGTCTCGCGGTGATTCTCCTCGGCACGCTGCTCTTCATCCTCGGCTACCAGTCGATCTCGGTGCTGATCGTCTCGCTGCTGGCCAACCTGCGTCTGTCGCTCTCGATCGGCGGCGGATACTCCGTGCTGGCCTTCACCTTCTCGGGACTCACGTTCCCGATCATGGCCATGTGGGAACCCATGCAGTGGGTGAGCCGGATCTTCCCGTTCACCTACTACACGGACATCTTCGTCGATCAGATGCTGCGCGGCACGCCGTGGGTCTATTCGCTGCCCGATCTGGGATGGATGCTGTTGTTCATTGTCTTACCGCTGCTCTGTCTGCCGCGTCTGAAACGCGTCGCCACGGAGGAAAAATTCTGGGGGAGGTTGTGA
- a CDS encoding HlyD family secretion protein produces MKRNNVIGILVTALVIILAVVLVSWYLDRRTPMLIQGTVECTTYKASSKVPGRIDDMKVEEGERVEKGQLLYTLSTPELDAKLQQAQAVKSAASALDQAALAGARVQQIEAAMNMWQKAQAGLELARKTLDRVQNLYNQGVIPAQKLDEATANYQAMEATAQAAKAQYNLAMDGARKEDKEAAAARVRQAEGAVSEVESYIRDAMVYSPVTGEVSTIIAEQGELVGSGYPVVAILDMSDMWVTFNVKETMLPGIKTGMHFTGHVPALDADVELEVTYIAPQADFATWAATRTQGGFDIRTFAIKAKPVSEVENMRPGMSVLVNWDQIGK; encoded by the coding sequence ATGAAACGAAACAACGTTATCGGAATTCTCGTGACCGCACTGGTCATCATTCTGGCGGTCGTACTGGTCAGCTGGTATCTCGACAGGCGGACCCCGATGCTGATTCAGGGTACGGTCGAATGCACCACCTACAAGGCTTCGTCGAAGGTCCCCGGACGTATCGACGACATGAAGGTCGAAGAGGGCGAGCGGGTCGAAAAGGGACAGCTGCTCTACACGCTCTCGACCCCCGAACTGGATGCCAAACTCCAGCAGGCGCAGGCCGTGAAGAGCGCCGCGTCGGCCCTGGATCAGGCAGCGCTGGCCGGAGCCCGCGTGCAGCAGATCGAGGCCGCCATGAACATGTGGCAGAAGGCGCAGGCCGGGCTCGAACTGGCCCGCAAGACGCTCGACCGGGTGCAGAACCTCTACAATCAGGGGGTCATCCCTGCGCAGAAACTCGATGAGGCCACGGCCAACTACCAGGCCATGGAGGCCACGGCCCAGGCCGCCAAGGCACAATACAATCTGGCCATGGACGGCGCCCGCAAGGAGGACAAGGAGGCCGCCGCAGCCCGCGTCCGCCAGGCCGAAGGAGCCGTCAGCGAGGTAGAGTCCTACATCCGCGACGCCATGGTCTATTCGCCCGTCACGGGCGAGGTGTCGACGATCATCGCCGAACAGGGCGAACTCGTCGGCAGCGGCTATCCCGTGGTGGCGATCCTCGACATGAGCGACATGTGGGTCACCTTCAACGTCAAGGAGACGATGCTGCCCGGCATCAAGACGGGCATGCACTTCACGGGACACGTCCCGGCGCTGGATGCCGACGTGGAGCTCGAGGTGACCTACATCGCCCCGCAGGCCGACTTCGCCACCTGGGCCGCAACCCGGACGCAGGGCGGGTTTGACATCCGCACCTTCGCCATCAAGGCCAAGCCCGTCTCCGAGGTCGAAAACATGCGTCCCGGCATGAGCGTACTCGTCAACTGGGACCAAATCGGCAAATAG
- a CDS encoding TolC family protein, giving the protein MKKAFTILLAASVAGPAPLFAQSSGQMISLEEAITVTLTENPALKAAACEERAAQQERRAAIGLRMPQINLTGAYAYMQKDIGLDFNDMKGPVKDFTGKVLGSGIITDPALLQGIQGLLNPMMNADWFLTLQDQSLGFVGGEVTLPIWMGGKINAANRAAKINEKTAVEQGNQTRNALISELVERYFGLALARQVVLVRQQVVDGVRRHLEDARALARNGMIAQSELLYVEFKMAEAERELANARLQAETIASALSNTLGKENDWQPVTAMFMLSEVEELAYYQDLAQARNPLLTQVSLKRQLAEEGMRAQRAGFLPQVVAMGGGSFYNYQVAGFIPRWAVGVGVNIKLFDGLNREYKYSAARQTVRRVGELQNKAGQDVSVLVEKLYNQMMNYRNQMTSIDASLAFAEEYLRMKNAAFLEGMSSSSDLIDAELNLAAVRTERLQAAYNYDLLLAQLLEASGISEEFAAYARRSDARPILFDKK; this is encoded by the coding sequence ATGAAAAAAGCTTTTACGATCCTCCTTGCGGCTTCGGTGGCGGGCCCGGCGCCCCTCTTCGCCCAGTCCTCGGGACAGATGATCTCCCTCGAGGAGGCGATCACCGTGACCCTGACCGAGAATCCCGCTCTGAAGGCCGCCGCCTGCGAGGAGCGGGCCGCACAGCAGGAACGTCGCGCCGCAATCGGTCTGCGCATGCCGCAGATCAACCTCACGGGCGCTTACGCCTACATGCAGAAGGACATCGGACTCGACTTCAACGACATGAAGGGGCCCGTCAAGGATTTTACGGGCAAGGTGCTCGGCAGCGGAATCATCACCGACCCGGCGCTGCTGCAGGGAATCCAGGGGCTGCTCAACCCGATGATGAATGCCGACTGGTTCCTCACGCTGCAGGACCAGAGCCTCGGATTCGTCGGCGGCGAGGTGACCCTCCCGATCTGGATGGGCGGCAAGATCAACGCCGCCAACCGTGCCGCGAAGATCAATGAAAAGACGGCCGTCGAACAGGGCAACCAGACCCGCAACGCGCTGATCTCGGAGCTCGTCGAACGTTACTTCGGACTGGCGCTGGCACGTCAGGTCGTCCTCGTGCGGCAGCAGGTCGTCGACGGCGTGCGCCGCCACCTGGAGGATGCCCGGGCGCTGGCCCGAAACGGCATGATCGCCCAGAGCGAACTCCTCTACGTGGAGTTCAAGATGGCCGAGGCCGAACGCGAACTGGCCAATGCCCGCCTGCAGGCCGAGACCATCGCCAGCGCCCTGTCGAACACCCTCGGCAAGGAGAACGACTGGCAGCCCGTCACGGCCATGTTCATGCTCTCCGAAGTCGAGGAGCTGGCCTATTACCAGGATCTGGCACAGGCCCGCAACCCGCTGCTCACGCAGGTTTCGCTCAAACGCCAGCTGGCCGAGGAGGGGATGCGCGCCCAGCGGGCCGGATTCCTGCCGCAGGTGGTGGCCATGGGCGGCGGATCGTTCTATAATTATCAGGTGGCAGGGTTCATCCCCCGGTGGGCCGTGGGAGTCGGCGTGAACATCAAGCTCTTCGACGGTCTGAACCGTGAATACAAGTACTCGGCCGCCCGGCAGACCGTGCGCCGCGTCGGCGAACTGCAGAACAAGGCCGGACAGGATGTCTCGGTACTGGTCGAGAAACTCTACAACCAGATGATGAACTACCGCAACCAGATGACCTCGATCGACGCTTCGCTGGCCTTCGCCGAGGAGTATCTGCGCATGAAGAATGCGGCGTTCCTCGAGGGGATGAGTTCGTCGTCGGATCTGATCGACGCCGAGCTGAATCTGGCCGCCGTTCGCACCGAACGCCTGCAGGCCGCCTACAACTACGACCTGCTGCTGGCCCAGCTGCTCGAGGCTTCGGGCATCAGCGAGGAGTTCGCCGCCTATGCCCGCCGCAGCGATGCCCGTCCCATTCTTTTCGACAAAAAATAA
- a CDS encoding dihydrofolate reductase family protein → MRITLSFATTADGYLDDRSDRRLMISTPEDWAEVLRLRARQDAILVGAETLRRDNPALLLHNPDARLRRMTDGLRPDLTKVTVTRSGRLDPAMKFFTEGDADRYVFSERELPAIEPFATVISSHGPLTAAFVVTELERRGIGSLLVEGGAEVLRMFLDAGLADVVRQAVNPALHLGEAQGGAQFLFEPPKEAWCTTENLGGMEVLTAVLHPDTRKEDLVWLTRATQEAFRCTPCDSCYCVGAVIVLRDGRTFTGYTHETSPTHHAEQEALAKALAAGAGADLHGAAIYSSMEPCSKRSSEPESCTQLILHYGFARVVFAAYEPDCFVQCQGAQQLREAGVDVRVYPELAQAVRKANAHLER, encoded by the coding sequence ATGCGAATAACCCTCTCCTTTGCCACGACGGCCGACGGATACCTCGATGACCGGAGCGACCGGCGGCTGATGATCTCCACGCCCGAAGACTGGGCGGAGGTTCTGCGCCTGCGGGCCCGGCAGGACGCCATTCTGGTCGGCGCCGAAACGCTGCGCCGCGACAATCCGGCCCTGCTGCTGCACAATCCCGACGCACGGCTCCGGCGCATGACCGACGGGCTGCGCCCCGATCTGACCAAAGTGACCGTAACGCGTTCGGGAAGACTCGATCCGGCGATGAAGTTCTTCACCGAGGGCGATGCCGACCGGTACGTATTCTCGGAGCGGGAACTCCCTGCGATCGAGCCTTTTGCAACGGTTATCTCAAGCCATGGTCCGCTGACAGCCGCCTTCGTGGTCACCGAACTCGAACGGCGCGGCATCGGAAGCCTGCTGGTCGAGGGCGGCGCCGAGGTCCTGCGCATGTTTCTCGACGCGGGGCTGGCCGATGTCGTGCGGCAGGCGGTCAATCCGGCCCTGCATCTCGGCGAAGCGCAGGGCGGCGCGCAATTCCTCTTCGAACCGCCCAAGGAGGCCTGGTGCACGACGGAGAACCTCGGAGGCATGGAGGTGCTGACGGCCGTTCTGCACCCCGACACCCGAAAGGAGGATCTGGTATGGCTGACGCGTGCCACGCAGGAGGCTTTCCGCTGCACGCCCTGCGATTCGTGCTACTGCGTGGGGGCGGTGATCGTCCTGCGCGACGGCCGCACCTTCACGGGCTACACCCACGAAACCTCACCCACGCATCACGCCGAACAGGAGGCCCTGGCCAAAGCCCTGGCAGCCGGTGCCGGAGCCGATCTGCACGGTGCGGCGATCTACTCCTCGATGGAGCCCTGCTCGAAGCGCAGCAGCGAACCCGAAAGCTGTACGCAGCTGATCCTCCACTACGGATTCGCGCGCGTGGTCTTTGCGGCCTACGAACCCGACTGTTTCGTGCAATGTCAGGGCGCTCAGCAACTTCGAGAAGCCGGTGTCGACGTGAGGGTCTACCCCGAGCTGGCGCAGGCCGTACGCAAGGCCAATGCCCATCTGGAACGTTGA
- a CDS encoding metallophosphoesterase: MTLILTLAAFAADWIHFRRQRRRGTPARRVLIGWALATDALPLVSALVGAVSRDNSPALMTLYMWLIWAWIVTVIPRLLYYVFHFLKLRRTGVALAALLTLFLVWGTTLGRTRIRVNRVEICSDRIPAVFDGFRFVQFSDAHVGALVRPERELTRLADTINALHPDAVFFTGDLVNIRSAELDAQTMALLQRIEGPVWSVTGNHDVGTYIRDSIRFPADVEARTVVERQRAMGWCVLEDTTVYLRRGGDSISLTGISFDPALRKRRHDRHLPADNLPEIYAGVPESSYNITLVHLPQLWELVTAAGRGDLTLSGHVHSMQFKIRPWGRGWSPARWIYDRWSGRYDEGRHTLYINDGTGYVAYPMRLGAWPEVTLFTLKRCE; the protein is encoded by the coding sequence GTGACTTTGATACTTACCCTGGCTGCTTTTGCGGCCGACTGGATCCATTTCCGCCGTCAGCGCCGCCGCGGAACCCCCGCACGTCGGGTTCTGATCGGCTGGGCTCTGGCAACCGATGCGCTGCCGCTGGTCTCGGCGCTTGTCGGAGCCGTGAGCCGCGATAACTCTCCGGCTCTGATGACCCTCTACATGTGGCTCATCTGGGCATGGATCGTCACGGTCATCCCGCGGCTGCTCTACTATGTGTTCCACTTCCTGAAACTGCGCCGCACGGGAGTGGCGCTGGCCGCCCTGCTGACACTCTTTCTGGTGTGGGGCACCACCCTTGGACGCACGCGAATCCGCGTGAACCGGGTCGAGATCTGCTCCGACCGCATCCCCGCAGTCTTCGACGGATTCCGTTTCGTGCAGTTCTCCGACGCCCACGTCGGGGCACTCGTGCGGCCCGAACGCGAACTCACCCGGCTCGCCGATACGATCAATGCGCTGCATCCCGATGCCGTCTTCTTCACGGGCGATCTGGTCAACATCCGTTCGGCGGAGCTCGACGCTCAGACAATGGCCCTGCTGCAGCGCATCGAGGGGCCGGTTTGGTCGGTGACGGGCAACCACGACGTCGGTACCTACATCCGCGATTCGATCCGCTTCCCGGCCGATGTCGAAGCCCGTACGGTCGTCGAACGGCAGCGGGCGATGGGGTGGTGCGTGCTGGAGGATACGACCGTCTATCTGCGGCGCGGCGGCGACAGCATCTCGCTCACGGGCATCTCGTTCGACCCGGCCCTGCGCAAGCGCCGTCACGACCGCCATCTGCCGGCCGACAACCTGCCCGAAATCTATGCGGGCGTACCCGAATCGTCGTACAACATCACGCTGGTCCATCTGCCGCAGCTCTGGGAGCTGGTCACGGCGGCCGGACGCGGCGATCTGACCCTCTCGGGACATGTTCATTCGATGCAGTTCAAGATCCGTCCCTGGGGGCGCGGCTGGTCGCCCGCCCGGTGGATCTACGACCGCTGGAGCGGCCGTTACGACGAGGGGCGGCACACCCTTTATATCAACGACGGCACGGGATACGTCGCCTATCCGATGCGTCTCGGCGCCTGGCCCGAAGTCACACTCTTTACCCTGAAGCGATGCGAATAA
- a CDS encoding DcaP family trimeric outer membrane transporter, with protein MKTFRLLLVALLLAGTASAQRHERRAMRGDYSPTVYLISLHQTDTIYYSPSAVQRAVAMNNQAMNQATQDYLDTHRPGFQQVEKPQFIFATKNNRFSFALGGFVQLRAGYDFEGISNNLDFIPYDISTTSSYDTRQKLIMDASTSRLYMKAVTNTATLGRVVIFMDADFRGGAPGSYTPRVRSAYVSMLGFTLGRDVTTFCDLTAAPMTIDFQGPNAYNFNFATMIRYEKTFARDHMTFGIAAEMPNVSGTYNDNFASLRQRVPDVPLYLQYAWGADRDSHIRASGVLRNMYLYNLRTGNNTSLLGWGVQFSGTIKTCRWLRLFMNGVYGEGITPYIQDLTGSGLDFTPNPENAEQIQTMPMWGWQLSAQFNLTPRLFLSCGSSVVNVEKKNGYYAADEYKQGQYMFGNIFYALNSRCRIAAEYLYGTRTDMNDNEGHANRAQVMLQYNF; from the coding sequence ATGAAAACATTCCGACTTCTTCTTGTCGCCCTGCTGCTTGCGGGCACGGCCTCGGCCCAGCGTCACGAACGCCGGGCCATGCGCGGAGACTATTCTCCGACGGTCTATCTCATCTCGCTGCATCAGACCGATACGATCTACTATTCGCCCTCGGCGGTTCAGCGGGCCGTGGCGATGAACAACCAGGCGATGAACCAGGCCACACAGGATTATCTTGATACGCATCGACCCGGTTTCCAGCAGGTTGAGAAGCCCCAGTTCATCTTCGCCACGAAGAACAACCGCTTCTCGTTTGCATTGGGCGGTTTCGTGCAGTTGCGCGCCGGCTACGACTTCGAGGGTATCTCGAACAACCTCGACTTCATTCCCTACGACATCTCGACCACGAGCAGCTACGATACGCGCCAGAAACTGATCATGGATGCCTCGACTTCGCGGCTCTACATGAAGGCCGTGACGAATACCGCAACGCTGGGACGTGTGGTGATCTTCATGGATGCCGACTTCCGCGGCGGGGCTCCGGGCAGCTATACGCCGCGAGTGCGTTCGGCCTACGTCTCGATGCTGGGCTTCACGCTGGGCCGCGACGTAACGACCTTCTGCGATCTGACGGCCGCCCCTATGACCATTGATTTCCAGGGTCCGAACGCCTACAACTTCAACTTCGCAACGATGATCCGTTACGAGAAGACGTTCGCCCGCGACCACATGACCTTCGGTATTGCGGCCGAGATGCCCAACGTCAGCGGTACTTACAACGACAATTTCGCCTCGCTGCGCCAGCGGGTTCCCGACGTGCCGCTCTACCTGCAGTATGCCTGGGGAGCCGACCGCGACAGCCATATCCGGGCATCGGGCGTCCTGCGCAACATGTATCTGTACAACCTGCGCACGGGCAACAACACCTCGCTGCTGGGCTGGGGCGTTCAGTTCAGCGGTACGATCAAGACCTGCCGATGGCTGCGCCTCTTCATGAACGGCGTCTACGGCGAGGGTATCACCCCCTATATCCAGGATCTCACCGGCTCGGGACTCGACTTTACGCCCAATCCCGAAAATGCTGAACAGATTCAGACCATGCCGATGTGGGGCTGGCAGCTTTCGGCCCAGTTCAACCTCACGCCGCGTCTCTTCCTTTCGTGCGGCAGTTCGGTGGTGAACGTCGAGAAGAAGAACGGCTACTATGCCGCCGATGAATACAAACAGGGACAATACATGTTCGGCAACATCTTCTATGCGCTCAATTCGCGTTGCCGCATTGCCGCCGAGTATCTCTACGGTACGCGCACGGACATGAACGACAACGAAGGTCATGCCAACCGGGCTCAGGTGATGCTGCAGTATAATTTCTAA